A genomic segment from Oceanivirga salmonicida encodes:
- a CDS encoding ATP-binding protein has translation MLKRKAYNKMLEWKNNFGGKTALLINGARRVGKSWLCEEFAKNEYKSYLIIDFGNVPKEITNLFIEESYDLDLFFLKLSTFYGVKFYERETLIVFDEIQMFPRARQLIKYLVQDGRYDYIETGSLLSIKRNIENIIIPSEEKYMVLNPLDFEEFLWALGDTNTIPILENFFNERKELGNLLHKKVLNDFRQYMLVGGMPQVVNEYIKSKDFYKVDSIKRDILTLYRNDIAKFAGSNQNKVLSIFDEIPGQLSKKEKKYVLSSLSKNARFRDYEDSFLWLADAMIINTCFNCTDPNVGLSLSSNFSTRKCYMADTGLLVTQIFYDNEYENNDLYKNILLDKININEGMFMENIVAQMLKSKGHNLFFYSRNDLENRKNNMEIDFILSNHKKIFPVEVKSSSYRKHSSLDKFRVKFNKKIGESIILYQKDLMIKDGILHLPIYMAMFL, from the coding sequence ATGTTGAAAAGAAAAGCATATAATAAAATGTTAGAATGGAAAAATAATTTTGGCGGAAAAACTGCTTTACTGATTAATGGAGCTAGAAGAGTAGGTAAAAGTTGGTTATGTGAAGAATTTGCTAAAAATGAATACAAGTCTTATCTTATTATAGATTTTGGGAATGTACCAAAAGAAATTACTAATTTATTTATAGAAGAAAGTTATGATTTAGATTTATTTTTTCTTAAATTATCTACATTTTATGGGGTTAAATTTTATGAAAGAGAAACTTTGATAGTTTTTGATGAAATACAAATGTTTCCTAGGGCAAGACAGTTAATAAAATATTTAGTACAAGATGGAAGATATGATTATATTGAAACAGGTTCTTTATTATCTATAAAAAGGAATATAGAAAACATTATTATTCCATCTGAAGAAAAATATATGGTATTAAATCCATTAGATTTTGAAGAATTTTTATGGGCTTTAGGAGATACAAATACAATTCCTATTTTAGAAAATTTTTTTAATGAAAGAAAAGAATTAGGAAATTTATTACATAAAAAAGTTTTAAATGATTTTAGGCAATATATGTTAGTTGGTGGAATGCCACAAGTTGTGAATGAATATATAAAAAGTAAAGATTTTTACAAAGTAGATTCTATAAAAAGAGATATTTTAACACTATATAGAAATGATATTGCAAAATTTGCTGGTTCTAATCAAAATAAAGTTTTATCAATATTTGATGAAATTCCAGGGCAATTATCTAAAAAAGAAAAAAAATATGTCTTATCATCATTATCAAAAAATGCTAGATTTAGAGACTATGAAGACTCATTTTTATGGTTAGCTGATGCTATGATAATAAATACATGCTTTAATTGTACAGATCCTAATGTAGGATTATCTTTAAGTAGTAATTTTTCTACTAGAAAATGCTATATGGCAGATACTGGACTTCTGGTAACACAAATTTTTTATGATAATGAATATGAAAATAATGATTTATACAAGAATATACTGCTTGATAAAATAAATATTAACGAAGGAATGTTCATGGAAAATATAGTGGCACAAATGTTAAAATCAAAAGGTCATAATTTGTTTTTTTATTCTAGAAATGATTTAGAAAACAGGAAAAATAATATGGAAATAGATTTTATTTTATCTAATCATAAAAAAATATTTCCAGTTGAAGTTAAATCATCATCTTATAGAAAACATTCTTCATTAGATAAATTTAGAGTTAAATTTAATAAAAAAATAGGAGAATCAATTATACTATATCAAAAAGATTTAATGATAAAAGATGGCATTTTACATTTACCAATATATATGGCAATGTT